CTGCCGAGCTGCGCAAGAGGGGTCTGCGCATGACCCTCAACGACCATCCCCACGAAGGCATTCATCACCACGAGGAAATCTACTGTCAGATGGCCGCTGTTTTGGGCCACGATACCTCTGAGAACGCCCCCATTCTCTTCGACCCCACAGACCCTGACTTCATGCGCGCATTCCTCCAAGTGCTTCACCGTAACCTTGAGGACATGGGTTGTGACTTCTGGTGGATTGATTGGCAACAAGGTCCACACTCCAAGGTGCCAGGTCTCGACCCTCTGTGGCTGCTCAACCACTTCAACTATGTCGATCACCTAAAGACCACCAAGGAAACTCAGCCGTTGATTTTCTCACGATACGCTGGCCCGGGTAGTCACAGATATCCCGTGGGCTTCTCCGGCGACACTATCATCACCTGGAACTCCCTCCGCTTCCAGCCCGAATTTACAGCAACTGCCTCCAACATTGGCTACGGGTGGTGGAGTCATGATATCGGCGGTCATATGTTCGGCTATCGCGATGACGAGCTGTCTGCGAGATGGGTTCAGTTGGGAGTCTGGTCCCCGTTGCTCCGCCTTCACTCTTCTGACAGTAGGTGGTCGGGCAAGGAGCCGTGGAAGTATCGTGGAGAAGCTCGTGAGGCCATGCGTTCGGCAATGCAGCTGCGTCATAGGCTTGTTCCTTATATTTATTCTCACAATGTGGCCAATTCGCTCCTCGACCCGCAGCCCCTCGTCCAGCCTATGTACTGGGACCACCCGATGGAAGATGAGGCTTATCAGCATTTGAACCAGTACAAGTTCGGCTCTGAGCTGATTGTATGCCCTATCGTGGATCCCGTTGACCCTAAAACGAATCTTGCCAAGGTCACAGCTTGGTTGCCTGAGAAACACGGCCGTTTCGTCGACATCTTTTCTGGCAGAGTTTACAGCTCAGGACGTGTCATTGATCTGTACCGAGCCCTCACCACTTACCCTGTCCTGGCTAAAGAAGGAGCTATTATCCCCCTCGACCACGCTCGGGTACCCGAGAACGGCTGCAAGAACCCGGAGAGCCTCGAAGTCCTTGTCGTGGTTGGTGCTGATGGGAAGTTCGACATTTGGGAGGATcctcgagatgatgccgCTAGTATTATGAAGAAAGTGGAAGATTCTGAAAGCCTTGTTCTTGGGCATCGTCAAATGCATGTTCAGTACGAGCAAGCCGCTGGGCGAGTTACTACCAAGGGCTGGGGTAAGCTGTGGGCATTTCGCTTCCCTGGTATATACGATATTCGACCGGAGGACGTTCGCGTCTTCGTCAACAATGCTCCCTACGAGAGTGCCTCTGTTCGCGTTGAAAGAAACACTGGTGCTGCCGCCTCATCTCAAGATGGCTCATTCAAGAGTGGTCTACTGGTTCAGCTCGCTGACACATCCCAatatgatgatgatattAGGATCGAGCTGGGATCTGATCCCCAAATTAGCGTGGTCTCGCCTCATGATGAGATCGAAGCACTTCTTCTAGACTCGCAAGTCGAGTTCGCTGTCAAGGATGCGGTATGGAAGGTTGTTACGTCCAAGCAGAGCAACACGTCCAAGCTAGCACACTTGCAAAGCATGGCTTTGGACAAGAGTCTGGCTGGGCCCTTGTTCGAGCTTTTGTCTGCCGACACTAGACTAGCATAAGGGTTAAATTCAAGGACAATCATTATCTTTGCTTTTCAGGTCTTGGGGTTCGTTCTGTTAATTTGCCTCTCACACCATGTAGCACCAGACCTCAGAAGTAATATTCCATTCTCCTTGTTATCAATGACTTCTCTAAAACGAGCCTATCAACTACAACCACAAAGAACACAGCTGCCAACATATGACGACAACAGGACATAATGTCACACACATTTGGACAGATTAGTGTCGGGACATCAGTAGAGGTTCAACTCGCCTGCAAGTATGAGACCCCCCGATTGTGATACTCGAACCTCGAGATGGCCCAATGAATCACCAGTCTCCCCAATAGAATTCCGGGAAGATGGCGGAATCAGTCGGGGACGTGGACCCCTCACTCGGCCTCCCTCTGACCAATGATAGATGCGTTATTTTTCCTCTACCCATCACAAACCATCCTCACATTGTCTACCTCGGTACCTCCCTATCAAACCGTCAATGCGCACGAGACCTCTCTAATACTACCAAGATCAAAATTATTGTTCAGAAACATGGCCATTTATCACGTTGGTAGGTTTCTTTCCTCGCGGCCACCCATAACCCCAAAGTCCAGTGTTGACTCTCGCAGTCCTCTTCAAGCTGAAGCCCAATGTGCCTCAGCAAAGCATCGACGAGATGCGCGCTGCCGGCAAAGCCATGCTTGGCGTCGTGCCAGGTCTGAGGTCCTTCGAGTTCGGTCCTCCGCTCGCGAGCACTGCGCACCGCGCTCAGGGCTTCGATCTCGGCTTGATCGCTGTGTTGGATACCGAAGCGGATGTCCTCGCTTACGGTCCACACCCAGCTCATCAGGTGTAAGTTCTCCTTATCTTCTTGTAATTCTTGACTAGGTAGGCACTGATCCTGGGTAAATAGGGTCAACAAGATTCGGGAAGCTATCGCTGCAGAGACGTTGGCCTATGACTTGGAGGTACCTGATGTCGCTTAGGTTGGTAGGCGGATGGCACGTATTGAATATGTGGAAATGGGATAAACGGAGTGTAAAATTTGCATATGCAGTCTAACCAAAGCATTGCATCCCGATATTGTATACTTCCATGCGTAATGCTCGTGCTCAAAGAAATTCCCTGTGCCGCATCATGTTGGATTTCAGACATGAGTGACATCATGATTCCTTACACTGACTTTAGTGTCGTCATGCCGCTTACTTCTATGGCAGCAACCTTTGCGGCAAGAACATGACGTGCAAAATTCTCTCTAGAGATGCAAGGTGAAGGTTTCTCAGGCCAAGATTTGAGGCCGTTTAGAGGCCACCGGAGTTGATTGAGTCTATAATAGGACTAATATCTTGGGATCCAGCTAAATGGGTATTCTTACTGAGGTTGCAGTAGGGACTCAATCGTAGTAAAACTTGTTGTCTGGTGGCACCAGATTGCGCCGCTGTCTTGGGTTTCAAGTCGGCCCCCTTGACCACAGCATATGGCCTAGCGAGGATTTCTGGTTTTTGTCGACTTTACTCCCATAGGTTAGGATTGTCACCTGTCAGTTTGTGTTTGTTGCATCCTGTGGTTCATTGGCGTTACCCTGTCTCCTTGTCACCCGTCACCTGACAGGAAAGTCCAGTGAGACCTACAGGCTACAGGTTATGACAAGCCTGGTTAACATCTCATGCAAGCTCAATAGGAATAAGAGGTGGTATTGTAGAGGAGGGGAAGTGTCCAATTGTCGATTTTACGGAAGCCTGCAAGCCCTTTCCCGAGGCTAGTGTCAGCTGATGGATGTGTTTGAGATTCATTAGGCTAAATCTACTACCAATACTGATTGTTTCTCGGATGTCTGCCTTGGCTAAAACAAGCAAGAATAGCCCTGGCGCTATACGCGGACTTGTGACAAGGTTTTGGTACCTTAGAGGAGGAGCTGAGTTCAGAAAATAGTAGCCTCAGACGTTCAAGAGAAGAACATACTACCAGTTTCCATATGAGGTAAATCTAAGCGAGTTTGTATCCCCGCACTGATGAAGGGGAATAGGATCAAACTGCATTTCATTACGTGTCCTTGCTCGTGTCATGCCTGCAGAACTTAAAAGggtcctcctcagcctgcttTGTATCTCCACATCCCGCTTCATTCTCCTATGGAAAATACCTCTCAGGCTTGACCAATTCTCTTTGCCAACTCTTCGCATAATGGCGGCAACAAACAGTACTGGCACCATGGCCGCCGAACCAGCGTTCTATAAACCGCGAACCTTTATGATTTCCGACATTCTGAATGAACCAGATGATGAGATGTCACTCGTCCGATTCCTTCTTTACTCTAACCACTTTGACGTCCGTGGGCTCTGTGCTAGCACCTCGATCAGCCTGCAGAATGAAACTCATCCCGAGGCCATGGAAAGAATCATTCGAGCATACGGCAAAGTTGCTGATAACTTGAATTCCCATGTCAGTCCCAACTGCCAGTTTCCCCCGGCTGATAAGCTGCTGGCGATGGTGTCTTCCGGCCCAAAAGTGAGTATCTGCCCCGATGTGACTACGCTAGGAAGTCTTGATCCCTGACATTTGAAATAGGTTTATGGCAGGAAGTTTCTCTCAGAACCACTGAGCGAGGGTGCTAGAAGGCTTATTCAGAGTCTCGAGGAGTCTGAGGAGCCACTATACGTTGGCCTTTGGGGTGGCGCGAATGTCGTTGCGCAAGCTATGCACCACATCGATCAGATAAAGCCAAAAGCTGAGGCTGCTCGGCTACGAGCAAGACTTCGGGTTTATTCCATCTCTGATCAAGATGACACCGGGCTCTGGATCCGCCAACGTTGGCCCAACATTGCATACATTGTCAGCATACATGGGTTTGGAGAGTTTCTCGCTGCGACGTGGGTCGGAATCAACGCAGAAGACAATGGCATACCCGACATGACCAAGGTCCAGGACGACTGGCTTACGCCCAACATCCGTGTTGGCCCTCTTGGGGCTGAGTACCCCGTCATCAAGTTTGGCATGGAGGGCGACTCGCCTAGCTTCATGGGGCTCATTCCTAATGGTCTATCAAATCCCGAGAAACCCGAATGGGGTGGCTGGGGTGGTCGATATAACCGGATTACTTGGGCCTATGACCTGAGTGCTGAGTATGGAGTCTCTCCCGACACGGTGGTAGCTCCCAACGGGAAGCCATACATGAGTGTGCAATCAACCGTCTGGCGCTGGAGAGACGCCTCGCAGGACGATTTTGCAGCTCGAATGCAATGGACGCTTCATCAGGACTTCAGTGCAGCGACACATCCACCCGTGATCGACGTTAACGGGTCTGTTGGTCCAGAGGCACTGCACATCTTGGTCCCTCCCAAGGCATCCATCACTCTCGATGCAAGCAACACTGTGGACTTGGATCATCCTGGGGATATTGGGCAACTTGAATTCGAGTGGTTTTTCTATCTTGAGCCAGGATTCCCACAGGCCACTGgagacaagaagatgggTGAATACATCAGTCTTGAGCCGTTGTCACCCCCGACAGGAACAGATGGAAGGCTTTCCAGAAACGAAGCTGGCTTTGGCAAGGTGATCCTGGGCCCAAGAGTTTCTGTCATGAATCTTGTGCCGGAAGAACGGGATTTACGCTCGCGAGAGTGGCACATCATCCTGCAGGTTAAGACTAAGAAGGGCCCGTATCTGATCACGAGGTACAAGAGAGTGGTCTTTAAGTCAGAGTAAATATATTGTCACGACTctattataagtaattacTGAAGTTTTCTCACGTAAGCAACCGGACCCTCATAACGTTCGGTTCCACGGAAGAAGTAGTAGATCAAAGAGaaaacaacaacagcgcCGTAAATCAGGATGTTCCAGTTCATCTCTGCAGGCGTTGGGTTAGGGTTGCCAGGcatgaaggccaagacaaaAATAACTACCAGGAAGGCCTCAGAGGCGATGTTGATGGCCAGACCCCATTGACCGAGGGAGAACTTTCCGCGGAGAAGGGGGTTGTTGGTCCATCGTCGCCAGATCATGCAGCCAATGGAGACGATGTAGCTGGAGAGAAGTGATGTTGTCGCCAAGGATGTGATTGAGTTCAGTGCGACAGCTGAGCCGATGTTGATGAGGGAAAGAAGACTCGAGATGAGGAAGGTCGTCAGGATGGCATTGAGAGGCACGTCCCATCCTGGTTGGACCTTGGAGAACCAGGGGCTGAATGGAACAGCATGGTCTCGTGCGAATGCGAAGAGCTGGCGTGACGACGTGGCCACCATGGTCAGGTTGGAGAAGCCGGTCATGGCAACGATGAAGGATGACATGGCGGTAGCACTGCTCGCCGACTTGGTCGAGTTGTAGAAGACCTGCATGAAGGGATAGCCGGTCGGTGACATGATGACCTCCTCGAGGTTGCCAATGCAAAAGCAATAGGTGATGACCATGATCCATCCGAAAGCTCCATTGAAGACTGTGGTCATGATCATGGAACGCGGCAGTGTGCGACTGGCATCGCGCAGCTCTTCAGACATGTGGACGGCAGCATCTGCGCCCAGCAGTGGCAGAATGCCCGCAAGAATACCAACGAGGGTCGATCCTCCCAGGCTGCCCCAGCCTCCGCCATCAGTGAACTCAGTGAATACAGCTTTGGCATCGGCTGTCGGGGAAAGGACCCAGAGAGTGACAAGGATGCCAAAGAAGGCAAAGATGTGAATGATGAGGACCAGGGCCTCGATCAAGGGTAGCTTCCTGGCCAGGAAAGTATTGAAGAGGACCGAGAaggcagcaacagcaatgGTGAGGAGGGTGCCGTGCCAGGGCTCGGGGACGTAGTTCAGGTAGTTCAGGACGACAAGGCCTTGGATCTGGGTGCCAGCGATGAAGGACGAAGAGGCACACGAAGTCTGCCAGCCGAGCACacacatccatcccatgAGATAGCTAATGAACTTTTGGTGTTGGGGCGGCGCGAATTCTGAGATCCAATGATACTGTCCTCCGGTCGTTGGGGCCCTGCAGGAAGGTTTGCGTCAGTAATGCCGCCATGGGTGTGTCGAGGGGTGTCTCAGAGATTGGGCGCGACTCAcattgaagccatctcggccatggacGTGTTCACCAGCAGGAAGCCTACCCAGCAGACGAAGAACATCCAGATCAATCCAGCGGTGCCACCGTTGACAAGTCCGATGGTAGAAACACTTTGAGCAGCAAGCTTGGTCAGTTGACGAACGGCCCATAGCGCCTTTGGGAGTACGGCTTACCTCAGAGAAAACTCCCACGACGCCATCAGAATCATGGAAAAGCCaaagatggacaagaagcgaAAGTTTCTCTATGCAATGTCGCGTCAACTCAGTTACAGCGGAAAGAAACACCAAGAGCTGCGTGTACGAACCCTCATTTCTTGGACCTTGCCCATACGGTACATGTCGGCGCGATCGGCCGCGTTTCCTCTTTTCTCGTCAACATGGTCTTCGTTGAGGCCAATGGCAGCATCGTGGGCGCCTGGGGATTCTTTGTCGCCAATTGACATCTTGGAGATGTTTCCCAGTGACTTGTGACAGCACCAAGTTTTACCAGAAAAAActgaagaaaagaaagaaaaggaagagaaCGAACGAGGTGAATATGAAGCTGCAACCGGCTTTGCGCGGGAAAATCATGCAAGAACGGGGGATCGCACGGTAGTCATGCATGACCAGACAGCCACAACGAGAGTAACTGCAATGATCAGGTAGGGATCACGGCACCTTCACCCGGACGCGAATCTGACCCATCAGCTCGAGTCCTCCCACATTGCCTGGTGCACGGCGTGTTCATCCTGGTCCCTGTGCTGTGCCACAGGCAGTTGTGGGACCATGGTGTAGCATCATGCAGGTGGTAAGGGGGCATCCTTCAGGGTAAAAAAGCAAGTCAAAGCTGTCGGGAGAGTTCCAGATGCCGGTGGTTGGGTCGCCCTGGACGGCCCGGAGCTATGACCAGATGGGGGATCGCCATGCCCTCAGTGATTAGCACGGCTATTCCCCACGACTTTCGGGTGTCCTGTACGGGGTATCTAAGCGAAGGAACACTCGGAGGTGTTGGTTCATGTCTTATTAAAGTTCCGTAAGGACTCGGGCGAATCCATGCAGCAGGACAGCCGACACGATGGATCTTGTTGCTTTTGTTTGGCGCAGCATGGTGCAACGCACCCACGCACCCCCGTTTCCATCACGAACTAGAAAATCCTTCACACCCTGGACTCGTATGAAAAAGGCAAACTCTGCATTTTACCAGGACGAGGACAGGCCGCTGTCTGACCTGATTCCAGGGGCCTGGATACCAGTGGCGTCGTCCTGCAGCATTAGTTCGAACCTTTGAACATTCGTTAACGGGCGTCGGAGTTTTCACGACCTGTCAAGCCGGTGTTGTTTGTACCGGCCTGCCTGGATGAGCCACGTCGCAATGATGAAAGTAAAAAAACAAATTAAGACTCTTGCGTTGTTGCTTGAGGAGGTCTGCTCCACGTCTTTCTCGATTGTGAAATGCCGTCAACTCGTCGCCTCTCTCCAACCCGACCAACAGCTCTCCCCCAGCCATGAATCCAGAAATAGGAATACCGGAGGACGGCTCGCATCGGTTCTCGCCTGTTACGTTCAACGACCATGCCGGACAGCTGTGGATCGTGACGATCTTGTCGCTGATCTACAGCGCGCTTGTGGCGACTGCAAGGGCATACATCAAGTACCAGATGTTCGGGTTCGATGACATTTTGATTGCTTTAGCAACGGTAAGGGACTGACTCCATCTGGAGCGCATTTGATGACGATACTAAACAAATGGTGGTCACCTAGGTCTTACAATTAGCTCAATCGATTGCCATATTTGTTGGCTTGAGTCATGGCCTTGCCAAGTACAACTCCATCACCTCGCCGGAACAATGGGCGACATCTTCAAAAGTGAGGCTCTCCGTGCCTTGCTACTACTCTCGCCAGCTAACCCATCCACCACCAGTCCACTCTCGCATCCGTTATTCTCTGCGTTTTATCTCTGAGCCTCGCCAAATGCTctgtcctcgccctcgtccttCGCATCATCGGCACCAAGACTGGGAAGAATAGAATATTTTGTATCGGACTGATGGTGACCAGTGCAGTATGGGGCGTAGGGTCCTCTGTGGCATTTCTAGTCAACTGCCGCGCCGATACTTTGTTGACTCCTGACAACGTCAAGCAATGCCCCAACCAGGTACGCAAGATACATGTTGTAACTCACCTCGATATCAGACACCTAACCACAGTATCAACTTTAGGTTACGCGTTGGGCCGTGGTCACTACGATCGATATCTTGACCGAGATCTTTACCTGGCTCCTCGTTGTGCAACTGTCTTGGTCTGTCAGCATGTCGTTTGCCCGCAAGTGTCAGGTCGCCATGGCCTTCTCATTCCGCATACCGCTTATCGCCCTTTCAGCAATTCATTTGGCATATTTCAGCAAGTACCCAGATGCGACTGAGCCTCAATTCGCCGTCACGAACAGTCTACTATTCCAGCAAACGATGATCGCTTGGTCCCTAATTTCTGCTACTGTGCCGAACTTGAAGAACTTCTTGAAATCATTCTCTATAGGTATGGGCTTTCCACTCGCCTTCGACCTCAGCATATACGGATCAAGCAATGTGTACGCACTTCAGTCACTGGGAAACGATCATTCCCAGGCTACCACGTCTGCAGCGGCAGCCGGGGTTACATCGACCTCCGTTAGGGTCCACCACTCCGATGGCGAGCCCCGTGGTCGACCGCACAACTGGAGGCCGGACCAAGTCTCGACGCAAACAACGGCGACGAATAACTATGGGAATGCTATTCGAGACAACGTatcagaagaagaggaaatcTCCAGGACTGGTAGTCAGGAGATGATTATCAACAAGGAGGTTGCGTGGCAGGTCACGTATGAGGGTCACACATAAATCGTAAAGTATTGCTGGTCAACAGGTAACGCACTGGATGGGACGAAGGTTTACAGGGACTGGAAAAGCATGTGTTCATAGAAGAGATTTCCATTTCATCACCTTCCATGTCACCAGCTGCAGCGTCTTCTAGCGCCAACAGCCATTGTCGAAGGGCTCCGCTAACTAGCATGGGAGAAAAGTAAAAGTCGATGGATGAGCCGGGCCATGGGCGTGGCCAGACTCGCGGAAACACCTCCGACGTTGGCAACTTCGCTTGCAGGATCTATCACCAGGGTCGGCAGCGGCCGGGTGACCAGGGCATAAACGCCCCGGTCCAGTCAGATGCAGTGACACGACGGGTGATCCCTGAAATCGCGCACTGCCACCACTTCAGGTCAGGGGAGTGGAATTTTGTCAAGTAACTGGCCAATTCTTGAAGAGGGTATAAATCCCCTAAAACTTATATTGCGGTGGATTTTCAAGATGCATGTGAAAATAAAAGGTCATCATCAGGAGAACGACACGCTCCCCAGCCGCACCATTCCACCATCGATCCTTCAACAACACTCACCTGGTACGGATACTCGTGCAAGACATGTCTGAGATTGTTTTACGCGATGCACGCTACTCGGAACTTCCGGAGATTGCCCACGTGATGGCAC
This Fusarium keratoplasticum isolate Fu6.1 chromosome 6, whole genome shotgun sequence DNA region includes the following protein-coding sequences:
- a CDS encoding Stress-response A/B barrel domain-containing protein, yielding MAIYHVVLFKLKPNVPQQSIDEMRAAGKAMLGVVPGLRSFEFGPPLASTAHRAQGFDLGLIAVLDTEADVLAYGPHPAHQVVNKIREAIAAETLAYDLEVPDVA
- a CDS encoding Glycoside hydrolase, family 31, encoding MSPSQTDYNPVARPESIVQGPQWRFTVISDGVLRYEWAADGVFEDRASTLAVNRNLPTPKFRVVESDNKLDIISSAFHLSYDKKKFSTNGLSASIVGKVTLWGSYWRYGQDQGGNLGGTSRTLDLVDGRCDMGRGILSRQGYSALDDSDSMLFENDGFVSPRREGDRVDGYLFCYGPDYRGAMASFYAISGRQPLVPRYSLGCWFSRYYAYTASEYLGLMDRFQQEEIPLSVAVIDMDWHLVHGDEVPHAGWTGYTWDKKLFPDPVGFAAELRKRGLRMTLNDHPHEGIHHHEEIYCQMAAVLGHDTSENAPILFDPTDPDFMRAFLQVLHRNLEDMGCDFWWIDWQQGPHSKVPGLDPLWLLNHFNYVDHLKTTKETQPLIFSRYAGPGSHRYPVGFSGDTIITWNSLRFQPEFTATASNIGYGWWSHDIGGHMFGYRDDELSARWVQLGVWSPLLRLHSSDSRWSGKEPWKYRGEAREAMRSAMQLRHRLVPYIYSHNVANSLLDPQPLVQPMYWDHPMEDEAYQHLNQYKFGSELIVCPIVDPVDPKTNLAKVTAWLPEKHGRFVDIFSGRVYSSGRVIDLYRALTTYPVLAKEGAIIPLDHARVPENGCKNPESLEVLVVVGADGKFDIWEDPRDDAASIMKKVEDSESLVLGHRQMHVQYEQAAGRVTTKGWGKLWAFRFPGIYDIRPEDVRVFVNNAPYESASVRVERNTGAAASSQDGSFKSGLLVQLADTSQYDDDIRIELGSDPQISVVSPHDEIEALLLDSQVEFAVKDAVWKVVTSKQSNTSKLAHLQSMALDKSLAGPLFELLSADTRLA